One window of the Candidatus Dadabacteria bacterium genome contains the following:
- a CDS encoding aldehyde dehydrogenase family protein, with the protein MPKTLGVLGAYDEKLIRKIPVTSKREMQKALSEARALADRPSERIPIPQRIEILERTREFVERNYDRIVADAAAEGGKPLIDTRAEITRAVNGIKVATESLSNLGGEEIPMGSNAASLNRMAFTLREPIGVVVAISAFNHPFNLAVHQVIPAVAVGCPVIIKPALNTPLSCLNLLEALYESGLPEKWARAVIVDDTLAEALATDRRVNYLTFIGSAKVGWHLRSRLAPGTRCALEHGGAAPVIVERDADIDDMLPLLAKGGFYHAGQVCVSVQRVFAQSSVVKKVARGLKKLALETKVGDPMSEETHIGPLISPKEVTRVHSWVKEALRKDGELLCGGGRIGKTCYEPTVILNPSQNCRLSREEIFGPVIAVYSYEKMDEAIELANSLPYSFQASVFTKNIDTALEAVKELKAASVLVNDHTAFRVDWMPFRGAGHSGIGTGGIPYTMREMTHEKLMVIRSSAV; encoded by the coding sequence TGGGGCCTACGACGAAAAACTCATAAGAAAAATTCCCGTGACAAGCAAAAGGGAGATGCAAAAAGCGCTTTCCGAGGCAAGGGCTCTTGCCGATAGGCCGTCAGAGAGAATTCCCATTCCGCAAAGAATAGAGATCCTCGAGCGGACCAGAGAGTTTGTCGAGAGAAACTACGACCGCATCGTAGCGGACGCAGCAGCAGAGGGAGGAAAACCTCTCATTGACACAAGAGCCGAGATTACGAGGGCCGTAAACGGAATAAAGGTGGCAACCGAGTCCCTCTCCAATCTCGGGGGAGAGGAAATACCCATGGGCTCAAACGCCGCTTCCCTTAACAGGATGGCATTTACTCTCAGGGAACCTATAGGGGTTGTGGTGGCCATCTCGGCCTTCAATCACCCTTTTAACCTCGCCGTTCACCAGGTGATACCCGCGGTGGCCGTCGGCTGCCCGGTAATCATAAAACCCGCGCTTAATACTCCCCTTTCCTGCCTTAACCTGCTTGAAGCTCTCTACGAGAGCGGTCTTCCGGAAAAATGGGCCCGCGCGGTTATAGTGGACGATACGCTCGCCGAAGCGCTGGCCACCGACAGAAGGGTCAACTACCTCACATTCATCGGCTCCGCCAAAGTGGGATGGCATTTGAGATCAAGACTCGCGCCGGGAACAAGATGCGCTCTTGAGCACGGAGGCGCGGCTCCCGTGATAGTAGAGCGTGACGCCGACATAGACGACATGCTTCCCCTTCTTGCAAAAGGCGGCTTCTACCACGCGGGCCAGGTCTGCGTTTCCGTGCAAAGGGTTTTCGCACAGAGCTCGGTAGTGAAAAAAGTCGCCAGAGGACTTAAAAAACTCGCCCTTGAGACAAAAGTCGGAGACCCGATGAGCGAAGAAACGCATATAGGTCCCCTCATAAGCCCGAAGGAGGTCACAAGAGTTCACAGCTGGGTAAAAGAGGCTTTGAGAAAAGACGGGGAGCTTCTTTGCGGAGGCGGTAGAATAGGGAAAACCTGCTACGAACCCACTGTAATCCTTAACCCGAGCCAGAACTGCAGGCTCTCGCGCGAGGAGATTTTCGGACCCGTCATAGCCGTTTACTCGTACGAGAAAATGGACGAGGCCATAGAACTGGCAAACAGTCTCCCCTACTCGTTTCAGGCGTCAGTATTCACCAAGAACATCGATACCGCACTTGAAGCCGTGAAGGAGTTAAAGGCGGCTTCGGTGCTTGTAAACGATCACACCGCATTTCGGGTCGACTGGATGCCTTTTCGTGGGGCCGGGCACTCGGGAATCGGAACGGGGGGTATTCCGTACACGATGCGCGAGATGACCCACGAAAAACTTATGGTAATAAGGTCATCCGCGGTATAA
- a CDS encoding TonB-dependent receptor, which produces MRKGIIAGLAALLVSGLLSPLTHAFELEKLVVLGSRFEERSVSDSPVPVDVITEEEIVATGQTEVGRIIQELIPSFNFSSSTISDGTDSLRPATLRGLGPDQVLVLVNGKRRHKSALIHVNTSVGRGTAGVDMNTIPVSAIKRIEVLRDGASAQYGSDAISGVINIVLKDGYDGKITATAGQLYEGDGETLVASINKGFSLGGESVVNATLEVRDRSKSNRAGVMGDIQYPGSECLDADGNAAPCGSLSGPRTLSANSVNDPERVFDRDRFRVGDADSTHVSFVLNMRAPVDLMDGEIYSFFDLSKRENESGGFYRRANQLDRNPAGSAYPDGFLPLINTSINDIAFGAGFEGNLTDSVEMDASYVVGGNSFSFEITDSHNASWVRCHTGEAEQCLSDADYTGSIPLSADAGELKLLQHTLNLDFTAPFTFGNLAWGGEYRREEYEIEAGERYSYEDYDGPGGRGSPGIQVFPGFKPSNELSEARDAFSAYADAEVDVGEMLLLSPAVRYENYSDFGNTFNGKLSARAGLSDSFALRGSASTGFRAPSMQQIYFNNVSTQFNLNEQTGEFDAFEVGTFRNDSDLARMIGVPELKEETSRNFSAGFVFNPLPAFTITTDFYYILIDDRIILSGRISEGNEAIPQSVRDSVGAQQGQFFMNAADTTTKGVDVVASYDHSFSDNSTLTLVFAGTVNETEITDVNLPLGLPEELFTEQDRSIIEEWQPKDRFSLSGSYSKGFASLLVAVHRYGEYTVVDGGKSQTYGAKYITDANLSLELGKVGTLKVGANNLFDVKPDKNEIGQSRGGKIYDHDGSLIVDSPGVFTYSRRSAPFGFNGGYYYLAYEYSF; this is translated from the coding sequence ATGAGAAAAGGAATCATTGCGGGGCTTGCCGCGTTGCTCGTCTCAGGTTTGCTAAGTCCCTTGACGCACGCCTTTGAACTCGAAAAGCTCGTAGTGCTCGGAAGCCGTTTTGAGGAACGCAGCGTTTCAGACTCCCCCGTTCCCGTTGACGTCATAACCGAAGAGGAGATCGTCGCGACGGGCCAGACCGAGGTAGGAAGGATTATTCAGGAGCTCATACCGTCTTTTAATTTCTCGAGCTCGACCATAAGCGACGGAACAGACTCTCTTCGTCCCGCCACGCTTCGGGGCCTTGGGCCTGATCAGGTTCTGGTGCTTGTTAACGGAAAGCGCCGCCACAAAAGCGCTCTGATACACGTAAACACCTCCGTGGGTCGCGGTACCGCTGGTGTTGACATGAACACGATTCCCGTAAGTGCCATAAAGAGAATCGAGGTGCTGAGGGACGGTGCTTCAGCGCAGTACGGTTCAGATGCTATATCCGGTGTTATAAACATAGTCCTTAAGGACGGCTACGACGGCAAGATAACGGCGACTGCCGGACAGCTTTACGAAGGAGACGGAGAAACTCTTGTGGCGAGCATAAACAAGGGTTTTTCGCTTGGTGGGGAAAGCGTCGTTAATGCGACCCTTGAAGTAAGGGACAGAAGTAAATCCAACAGGGCCGGGGTAATGGGAGATATCCAGTATCCGGGCAGTGAATGTCTTGATGCGGATGGAAATGCGGCCCCGTGCGGAAGCCTGAGTGGTCCCCGGACGCTTTCAGCCAACAGTGTAAACGATCCCGAGCGCGTTTTTGACAGGGACAGGTTCAGAGTGGGTGACGCAGATTCCACGCACGTAAGCTTCGTGCTCAACATGAGAGCGCCGGTGGACCTGATGGACGGTGAGATTTACAGCTTCTTTGACCTGTCGAAGAGGGAAAACGAGAGCGGAGGTTTTTACAGAAGGGCGAATCAGCTTGACAGAAACCCTGCCGGATCAGCTTATCCGGATGGTTTTCTTCCTCTTATCAACACCAGCATAAATGATATCGCGTTCGGTGCGGGTTTCGAGGGAAACCTTACCGACAGCGTTGAAATGGACGCGAGTTATGTAGTGGGTGGAAACTCTTTCTCCTTTGAGATCACTGATTCCCATAACGCCTCATGGGTCAGGTGTCATACCGGTGAAGCGGAGCAATGTCTCTCCGATGCGGATTACACCGGTTCAATTCCACTGTCCGCCGATGCGGGAGAGCTGAAGCTTCTTCAGCATACACTGAATCTTGATTTCACGGCTCCCTTTACGTTTGGAAATCTCGCCTGGGGAGGTGAGTACAGAAGGGAGGAATATGAGATAGAAGCCGGCGAACGGTATTCATACGAAGACTACGATGGTCCTGGAGGCAGAGGGTCTCCCGGAATACAGGTATTTCCAGGCTTCAAACCTAGCAATGAGCTCTCGGAAGCGAGGGATGCTTTTTCCGCTTACGCCGACGCAGAGGTTGACGTAGGGGAGATGTTGCTTTTAAGTCCTGCAGTGCGCTACGAGAACTACAGCGATTTCGGAAACACCTTTAACGGAAAGCTCTCCGCCCGAGCCGGACTTTCCGATTCATTTGCCCTTAGGGGTTCCGCGAGCACGGGTTTTAGGGCTCCTTCCATGCAGCAGATTTATTTCAACAACGTCTCGACACAGTTCAATCTTAATGAGCAGACAGGAGAATTTGACGCGTTTGAAGTGGGCACTTTCCGCAATGACAGTGATCTTGCGAGGATGATAGGAGTTCCGGAGCTTAAAGAAGAAACTTCAAGGAATTTCAGCGCCGGTTTCGTGTTTAATCCGCTTCCCGCTTTCACAATTACAACCGATTTCTATTACATACTGATTGACGATCGTATTATCCTGAGCGGAAGGATTAGCGAGGGCAATGAAGCCATTCCTCAATCGGTAAGGGATAGCGTAGGGGCGCAGCAGGGCCAGTTCTTCATGAACGCTGCGGACACTACGACCAAGGGAGTGGATGTGGTCGCGAGTTATGATCATTCCTTTTCCGACAATTCTACTTTAACACTCGTTTTTGCCGGAACTGTAAACGAAACCGAGATCACGGACGTGAATCTTCCGCTCGGCCTTCCCGAAGAGCTTTTTACGGAGCAGGACCGTTCGATTATAGAAGAATGGCAGCCTAAGGACCGGTTCTCCCTTTCCGGGTCTTATTCAAAAGGATTCGCATCCCTGCTGGTTGCTGTTCACCGTTACGGAGAATATACGGTTGTTGACGGCGGAAAAAGCCAGACTTATGGCGCAAAGTACATTACCGATGCAAATCTTAGTCTAGAACTGGGCAAAGTCGGCACGCTTAAAGTTGGGGCCAACAACCTTTTTGATGTAAAGCCGGACAAAAACGAAATCGGCCAGTCAAGGGGCGGTAAAATATATGATCACGATGGGTCTCTTATAGTCGATTCTCCGGGAGTTTTCACCTACTCACGGCGCTCGGCACCTTTCGGATTTAACGGCGGTTATTACTACCTGGCTTACGAGTACAGCTTCTAG
- the lepA gene encoding translation elongation factor 4 produces the protein METDLIRNFSIIAHVDHGKSTLADRLLEFTGTLSEREKTEQFLDNMEIERERGITIKAQAVRLKYKADDGRTYEFNLIDTPGHVDFSYEVSRSLIACEGALLVVDASQGVEAQTLAHAYLAADSGLEMIPVINKIDLPSAEPERVKKEIEDIVGISTEDAVLASAKDGTGTKEILESIVALVPPPKSPEDSRLKALIFDSWFDSYQGVVMLVRIYEGTVRLGMRIKLMATGKKYEVRKIGAFAPQAEELEQLTTGQVGFITASIKEIGEAGVGDTITDADSATENPLEGFKVIKPMVFSGLYPIDTGDYDRLKEGLEKLKLNDSSLVYEPETSLALGFGFRCGFLGLLHMEIVRERVEREFEVNLITTAPTVIYKAAYPGGREVYVDNPSELPTGDRSARLQEPYVYVSVHTPSDYLGQIFELCEKRRGIQRNLSYVTENRAIIEYELPLAEIVYDFYDNLKSVTKGYASMDYEPAGYKDSDLIKLDILVNGNIVDALSIISHKDKAYERGRGLIGKLRSLIPRQLYEVAIQAAIGSRVIARESVKAMRKDVTSKCYGGDVTRKRKLLEKQKEGKKRMKQVGRVEIPQEAFLAVLKND, from the coding sequence ATGGAAACGGACCTAATTCGAAATTTCTCCATAATAGCTCACGTCGATCACGGCAAATCAACTCTTGCCGACAGGCTTCTTGAGTTCACGGGCACTCTCAGCGAACGCGAGAAAACCGAGCAGTTCCTCGACAACATGGAAATAGAAAGGGAGAGGGGAATAACCATAAAGGCCCAGGCGGTAAGGCTGAAGTACAAAGCCGATGACGGCAGAACCTATGAGTTCAACCTGATAGACACCCCCGGGCACGTCGATTTCAGCTACGAGGTTTCGCGGAGCCTCATAGCGTGCGAGGGAGCACTGCTTGTGGTTGACGCCTCCCAGGGAGTTGAGGCCCAGACGCTTGCCCACGCTTACCTGGCCGCTGATTCAGGGCTTGAGATGATACCCGTCATAAACAAGATAGACCTGCCTTCCGCCGAACCCGAGAGAGTGAAAAAAGAAATAGAGGATATAGTCGGAATCTCCACCGAGGACGCCGTTTTGGCAAGCGCCAAGGACGGAACCGGCACGAAGGAGATACTGGAATCGATCGTGGCGCTCGTACCGCCGCCTAAGAGCCCCGAGGACTCGAGGCTCAAAGCGCTCATATTCGACAGCTGGTTCGACTCATACCAGGGCGTCGTGATGCTGGTGAGGATATACGAGGGAACGGTAAGGCTTGGCATGAGAATCAAGCTCATGGCAACCGGCAAAAAATACGAGGTGCGGAAGATAGGTGCGTTTGCTCCGCAGGCAGAGGAACTTGAGCAGCTCACGACGGGGCAGGTCGGATTCATAACCGCCTCCATAAAGGAAATCGGAGAAGCTGGAGTCGGTGACACGATAACGGATGCCGATTCCGCCACCGAAAACCCCCTCGAGGGATTCAAGGTCATAAAGCCCATGGTCTTCAGCGGGCTCTACCCCATAGACACGGGAGATTACGACAGGCTCAAGGAAGGGCTCGAGAAGCTCAAGCTCAATGACTCGTCACTTGTTTACGAGCCCGAGACGTCCTTGGCGCTTGGGTTCGGTTTCCGCTGCGGCTTCCTCGGGTTGCTTCATATGGAAATCGTGCGGGAGAGGGTGGAGAGGGAATTCGAGGTAAACCTCATAACTACCGCGCCGACCGTCATTTACAAGGCCGCCTATCCGGGAGGAAGGGAGGTGTACGTCGACAATCCCAGCGAGCTTCCGACCGGCGACCGCTCGGCCCGGCTCCAGGAACCTTACGTGTACGTCTCCGTTCACACCCCTTCGGATTACCTGGGGCAGATATTCGAGCTCTGCGAGAAAAGAAGGGGCATACAGAGGAACCTGAGCTACGTGACCGAAAACAGGGCCATAATCGAATACGAACTTCCCCTCGCGGAAATAGTCTACGATTTTTACGACAATCTAAAATCCGTCACCAAGGGCTACGCCTCGATGGATTACGAACCCGCCGGATACAAGGACTCAGACCTCATAAAGCTCGATATCCTGGTTAACGGAAACATAGTCGATGCGCTCTCGATAATCTCCCACAAGGACAAGGCCTACGAGAGGGGGAGAGGACTTATAGGAAAACTCCGGTCGCTTATACCCCGCCAGCTCTACGAGGTAGCCATACAGGCCGCAATCGGAAGCAGGGTGATAGCCCGCGAATCCGTGAAGGCGATGAGAAAGGACGTTACTTCAAAGTGCTACGGGGGAGACGTCACCAGGAAAAGAAAACTTCTTGAAAAACAGAAAGAGGGAAAAAAGAGGATGAAGCAGGTAGGAAGGGTGGAGATACCGCAGGAAGCTTTTCTGGCCGTGCTTAAAAACGACTGA
- a CDS encoding thiamine pyrophosphate-binding protein: MARLQGGYLVSKALYDLGVRDIFTLGGGHINPVYRACTDLGIRLVDTHHEQGAAMAADAYGRLRRVPGICLVTAGPGLTNALTGVSGSYLANSPMMLISGRSGIEENDRMSLQEIDQEAIVRPVTKWARTVYEVGRLEEYVSAAYGAAISARPGPAYLGMSYEVLYPSCDEKETSPARAPVPDTDCEPPEHKISEFFRLLSDSKRPVVIVGSGGWYSGTEQSILEFAERLGAPFFTLNMGRGILPDNHKCCFGAASPASPGGFREISANADLVILLGIRLSIYAGFGNTINPEAKTVQVDIHPEEIGRNRPADLGVVCDLDSFLAKANLYARENKGSFDFRSWMKDARSSRSRARAAFRRTVSKSKGIHPATVAKTVSDYLGGGGVIAVDGGDCQSWTDLSSEVRTPGHYLKGGPLGCMGVGVPFALGAKVAFPEKPVALVTGDGAVAMNFMEMETAVRHSIPFVVVVCNDSAWGMTKHQIEITYPDAGVTQGVDLGFVDFHEIIKAMGGYGEKIEDIKDLTPGLERAFSSGLPSVINVRTDPDAVSGATRVITEMMMRAMD, translated from the coding sequence ATGGCGAGACTGCAGGGCGGATATCTGGTTTCCAAGGCTCTTTACGACTTGGGAGTGAGAGACATCTTTACCCTCGGAGGGGGACACATAAACCCTGTCTACAGGGCCTGTACGGATCTTGGCATAAGGCTTGTCGACACCCATCATGAGCAGGGAGCCGCAATGGCGGCGGATGCCTACGGAAGACTCAGGAGAGTGCCTGGGATATGCCTTGTGACGGCGGGTCCCGGACTTACGAACGCCCTCACGGGGGTATCGGGTTCTTACCTTGCCAATTCTCCCATGATGCTGATTTCGGGACGTTCGGGGATCGAGGAGAACGACAGGATGTCCCTTCAGGAAATAGACCAGGAAGCAATCGTAAGGCCCGTTACGAAGTGGGCGAGAACGGTTTACGAAGTCGGAAGACTCGAGGAGTACGTCTCGGCCGCCTACGGGGCCGCGATCTCTGCCAGGCCGGGTCCTGCGTACCTTGGAATGTCCTACGAGGTTCTTTACCCCAGTTGCGATGAAAAGGAGACTTCACCCGCAAGGGCTCCCGTTCCGGATACCGACTGCGAACCGCCCGAGCACAAGATCTCGGAATTTTTCCGGTTGCTTTCTGACTCGAAAAGACCCGTTGTGATTGTCGGAAGCGGCGGCTGGTACTCGGGTACAGAGCAAAGCATTTTGGAATTCGCGGAAAGACTTGGAGCGCCTTTTTTCACTCTTAACATGGGAAGAGGTATCCTACCGGACAACCACAAATGCTGCTTCGGGGCGGCATCACCTGCAAGTCCCGGGGGATTCAGGGAGATAAGCGCAAACGCGGATCTTGTGATTCTTCTCGGCATAAGGCTCAGCATCTACGCCGGGTTCGGAAACACAATAAACCCCGAGGCCAAAACGGTCCAAGTGGATATCCATCCCGAGGAGATCGGGAGAAACCGCCCGGCCGATCTCGGGGTAGTCTGCGATCTCGATTCTTTTCTCGCGAAGGCGAATCTTTACGCCCGCGAAAACAAGGGAAGCTTCGATTTTCGTTCCTGGATGAAGGATGCCCGTTCCTCAAGGTCCCGCGCCCGCGCGGCGTTTCGCCGGACCGTTTCCAAATCGAAGGGAATCCACCCGGCCACGGTAGCAAAAACTGTTTCGGATTACTTGGGGGGAGGGGGGGTAATCGCGGTTGACGGCGGAGACTGCCAGTCATGGACAGACCTTTCATCCGAAGTAAGAACCCCTGGGCATTACCTTAAGGGAGGCCCGCTTGGATGCATGGGCGTCGGAGTGCCTTTCGCCCTCGGGGCAAAGGTCGCTTTTCCCGAAAAGCCCGTGGCGCTCGTGACCGGAGATGGAGCCGTGGCCATGAATTTCATGGAGATGGAAACCGCGGTGAGGCACTCTATCCCGTTTGTGGTTGTGGTCTGCAACGATTCCGCGTGGGGAATGACCAAGCATCAGATAGAGATAACCTATCCTGACGCGGGGGTGACCCAGGGAGTGGACCTCGGTTTTGTCGATTTTCACGAAATAATAAAAGCGATGGGCGGGTACGGGGAGAAGATAGAGGACATAAAAGACCTGACCCCAGGCTTGGAAAGGGCTTTTTCCTCGGGACTCCCTTCAGTGATCAACGTGAGAACCGACCCTGACGCGGTAAGCGGCGCGACGCGGGTGATCACGGAGATGATGATGAGGGCGATGGACTGA
- a CDS encoding Hsp20/alpha crystallin family protein produces the protein MKYAVNLLEPANVFRNFASAFPRVFDSDAAESGRSPRVDIFDDGNNFVLSAELPGVSREDLDIDVKDNRLTIKGEKKLEDKTEKEGYLRVERSYGLFERSFFLDDNIDRENIKADYKDGILRLTLPRKQDEPSKKIEVN, from the coding sequence ATGAAATACGCAGTGAATCTATTGGAGCCGGCCAACGTCTTTCGGAATTTCGCAAGCGCCTTCCCAAGGGTTTTTGATTCCGATGCGGCGGAGAGTGGGCGGAGTCCGAGAGTTGATATTTTTGACGACGGAAACAATTTCGTTTTATCGGCGGAATTGCCCGGGGTAAGCAGGGAAGACCTTGACATAGACGTAAAGGACAACCGGCTTACGATAAAGGGAGAAAAAAAGCTTGAGGACAAAACCGAGAAGGAAGGATATCTCAGGGTCGAGAGATCCTACGGACTGTTTGAGAGAAGCTTTTTTCTTGACGACAACATAGACAGGGAAAACATAAAGGCCGATTACAAAGACGGCATCCTGCGCCTCACCCTGCCGAGAAAACAGGACGAGCCCTCAAAGAAAATAGAAGTCAACTGA
- a CDS encoding cache domain-containing protein, protein MRILMRNTVFKTVVLAGLFLCVMVGGGAFLGITNSAHATHNEGFIHAEDVGTDQEKLEQFVKDAIDAYYIDFIFRQCEFPENISSLITASGIDFETAPVDQIKDSIPLLTLLPPAVAGDLLTNIGQYCDYSKPFSEVFRSQGAQAGEWESGSIYLFVMDNEGDDQGELLFHGNDETLEGDVLQAFDAGGRNVAKLIVDTAKGDAEKGGFVDYCWNDPATEDDNVGGNDPAIAPGDSWKKVYVVNPFKLLGAPEPAGFSDVIFGSGIYPKTGTPPTGCKIYGGMEEPMEEMEEPIEESMDEPGEMEMPTDTVDSVSGGGCAIASGSESTPQSTAFNLLLLSALFLAVSFRRRVTGKRNGVQF, encoded by the coding sequence ATGAGAATTTTAATGCGAAATACTGTTTTTAAGACCGTAGTACTTGCGGGTCTTTTTTTGTGCGTGATGGTGGGGGGGGGTGCTTTCCTTGGTATTACGAATTCAGCGCACGCTACTCACAATGAAGGTTTTATACACGCTGAGGATGTTGGTACCGACCAAGAAAAGCTTGAACAATTTGTAAAGGATGCGATTGACGCCTATTACATAGATTTTATCTTCAGGCAATGCGAGTTTCCCGAGAATATTTCTTCGCTTATTACTGCTTCTGGTATTGATTTTGAGACCGCGCCTGTTGATCAGATAAAAGACTCTATTCCGCTATTGACTCTTTTGCCTCCTGCTGTAGCAGGTGATCTACTAACGAACATAGGACAATATTGCGACTATTCAAAACCCTTCAGCGAGGTATTTAGGTCACAGGGCGCACAAGCCGGGGAGTGGGAATCGGGTTCCATATACCTTTTTGTTATGGATAATGAAGGAGATGATCAGGGGGAACTGCTTTTTCACGGGAATGATGAAACCCTTGAGGGCGATGTTCTGCAAGCTTTTGATGCGGGTGGAAGAAATGTCGCAAAGTTAATTGTTGACACCGCTAAAGGAGATGCTGAGAAGGGTGGCTTTGTTGATTATTGCTGGAATGATCCCGCTACTGAAGATGACAACGTAGGTGGTAATGACCCTGCAATAGCCCCAGGTGATTCATGGAAGAAGGTCTATGTTGTGAATCCTTTCAAGCTCCTAGGTGCCCCGGAACCTGCTGGTTTTTCAGACGTTATTTTCGGTTCTGGAATCTATCCGAAAACGGGTACCCCGCCGACTGGATGCAAGATATATGGCGGCATGGAAGAGCCCATGGAAGAGATGGAAGAACCCATAGAGGAATCCATGGATGAGCCTGGGGAAATGGAAATGCCGACAGACACTGTTGATAGCGTTAGTGGGGGGGGGTGTGCGATTGCATCTGGAAGCGAAAGTACGCCTCAGAGCACTGCGTTTAATCTGCTGCTGCTGTCTGCCCTGTTTCTTGCCGTATCGTTCAGAAGGCGCGTGACGGGCAAGCGGAACGGTGTTCAGTTTTAG